A window of Chloracidobacterium sp. N contains these coding sequences:
- the tpiA gene encoding triose-phosphate isomerase, protein MALRTPLIIGNWKMHKTVAEAVAYVTAFLPRVAQVTDVEIGIAPVFTALSSVATAAKGSTLRVLAQDVATEGPTGAFTGEVAAEMLREVGCYGVIVGHSERRRYYGETDAIVAAKVRRTLDAQLLPVACVGETLDEREAGTALTVVERQLRAIAGTLTPDEAPRIVLAYEPVWAIGTGRAATPEVAQAMHRHLRATWEECFDAPAAAALRILYGGSVTADNIAAFTSLPDVDGALVGGASLAPDGFAQLIQRSQVASA, encoded by the coding sequence ATGGCACTGCGTACCCCTCTCATCATCGGAAACTGGAAAATGCACAAGACGGTCGCGGAGGCCGTCGCTTATGTCACCGCCTTTCTTCCCCGGGTCGCACAGGTGACGGACGTTGAGATCGGAATTGCGCCCGTTTTCACGGCGCTCTCTTCCGTGGCAACGGCTGCCAAGGGGAGCACCCTCCGGGTGTTGGCCCAGGATGTCGCCACCGAAGGTCCAACCGGGGCCTTCACCGGAGAAGTGGCAGCCGAAATGCTCCGGGAAGTGGGTTGTTACGGGGTCATCGTCGGGCACTCCGAGCGGCGCCGTTACTACGGCGAAACCGATGCCATCGTGGCGGCCAAGGTGCGACGTACCCTCGATGCCCAACTTCTGCCTGTGGCCTGTGTGGGCGAGACGCTGGACGAACGCGAAGCCGGAACGGCGCTGACCGTCGTCGAGCGGCAGCTCCGGGCCATTGCCGGTACGTTGACACCAGACGAGGCCCCTCGTATAGTGCTGGCTTATGAGCCGGTATGGGCAATCGGCACCGGCCGGGCCGCCACGCCGGAAGTGGCGCAGGCGATGCACCGGCACCTGCGGGCCACGTGGGAGGAATGTTTCGACGCCCCGGCTGCGGCGGCCCTGCGCATTCTGTATGGTGGAAGCGTGACCGCCGACAATATCGCAGCGTTTACGTCCCTGCCCGATGTGGACGGAGCGCTGGTCGGCGGTGCCAGTCTTGCGCCGGACGGCTTTGCCCAGCTCATACAACGGTCGCAGGTGGCATCGGCGTAG
- a CDS encoding PLDc N-terminal domain-containing protein produces the protein MIRYTFWLLTTTLWIIALADALRSGGTLGRKIVSVALIVAFPVIGSLVYLFMLRDWAQGRA, from the coding sequence ATGATTCGTTACACCTTCTGGCTGCTGACCACCACCCTGTGGATTATTGCCCTGGCCGATGCACTGCGCAGCGGTGGCACACTTGGCCGCAAAATTGTTTCCGTCGCGCTCATTGTCGCGTTTCCGGTCATCGGCTCGCTGGTTTACCTCTTTATGCTCCGGGACTGGGCCCAGGGGCGAGCCTGA
- a CDS encoding FHA domain-containing protein: MTPLGMAPADFSPPPPNVPSVAMAPQPYPAAPPAADVFAVAPPLFSAGASAPSSMTPPAPPVPPPMPAPPAMSSPPVTPAPPPVAAVPTASHPAPPQKTPTPGSPPPATSSTSSSVPRAKLVIQRGGTVGKEFLLTETESNIGRWDADGGIFPDVDLDQDDPEAKVSRRHARIVCQDGQYVLEDLGSTNGTFVNRGRRLLPGNRHPLNDGDEIIVGKTFLKFHYIR; the protein is encoded by the coding sequence ATGACACCGCTGGGAATGGCACCGGCCGATTTTTCGCCCCCGCCGCCGAACGTTCCTTCGGTTGCCATGGCGCCGCAACCCTATCCTGCCGCGCCACCGGCAGCCGATGTCTTTGCTGTAGCGCCGCCACTGTTTTCGGCCGGAGCCAGTGCCCCGTCCTCCATGACGCCGCCAGCACCGCCGGTTCCACCACCGATGCCGGCTCCGCCGGCCATGTCGTCACCGCCGGTCACGCCGGCCCCTCCTCCGGTGGCGGCTGTTCCGACAGCCAGCCATCCCGCCCCTCCCCAGAAAACGCCTACGCCCGGTTCACCGCCACCGGCGACATCCTCCACGTCGTCCTCGGTGCCACGCGCCAAACTGGTCATCCAGCGGGGTGGAACGGTTGGCAAGGAGTTCCTGCTGACCGAAACGGAGTCCAATATCGGGCGCTGGGATGCGGACGGGGGTATCTTTCCGGATGTTGACCTTGATCAGGATGACCCGGAAGCCAAGGTTTCGCGCCGCCATGCCCGCATCGTCTGCCAGGATGGGCAGTATGTCCTCGAAGACCTGGGCAGCACGAATGGAACGTTTGTCAACCGTGGACGACGCCTTCTGCCTGGCAACCGGCATCCACTCAACGACGGTGACGAAATCATCGTCGGCAAGACGTTTTTGAAGTTTCACTACATTCGCTGA
- a CDS encoding FHA domain-containing serine/threonine-protein kinase, which yields MVNQKQLAPETILEGRYRIVKRIGGGGMGSVYLAYDQKFGPANDKTRRAVKEMYDLFTDPAQRQKAIEDFQREGQLLASLEHPSIPTVYDYFVNDGKYYLVMKYVPGGDLARKLKESDAGYIDERTVTEWAIQVCDVLDYIHNQNPPVIYRDLKPANLMLDDTRTPPRVMLIDFGIARFVSPTQKGVTAIGTMGYAPPELFSGQVEPRSDLYSLGATMFHLLTGADPQDNPLLIFDFDRNPRPRDINPKLTAGIETIVMKAVAHKAQDRPASAAEMKRMLEEHLRRLDSPPMPNLDLTFCIACGGSIAPDDAFCPHCGAAQGQGGGGRKATPNRQIARLQVLDGHGSPKAAYELIKDTMLLGRTDPHTGNFPEIDLTPHDAETKVSRRHARLFQEGGRFFIEDLSSVNGTFLNGNVRLIPKTPHPLQDGDELKLGETRVRFTIR from the coding sequence ATGGTGAACCAAAAACAACTCGCGCCGGAGACCATCCTTGAAGGACGCTACCGCATTGTCAAACGCATTGGCGGGGGCGGCATGGGCAGCGTCTATCTGGCGTATGACCAAAAATTCGGGCCAGCCAACGACAAGACCCGCCGGGCCGTGAAGGAAATGTACGACCTGTTCACGGACCCTGCCCAACGTCAGAAGGCCATCGAGGATTTCCAGCGCGAGGGGCAACTGCTTGCCAGCCTGGAACACCCCTCCATTCCCACCGTCTATGATTACTTCGTCAACGATGGCAAATACTACCTGGTGATGAAGTACGTGCCGGGGGGGGACCTGGCCAGAAAGCTCAAGGAAAGTGATGCGGGCTATATTGACGAGCGAACCGTGACCGAGTGGGCCATTCAGGTCTGTGATGTCCTTGATTACATCCACAACCAGAACCCACCCGTCATCTACCGCGACCTCAAACCGGCCAACCTCATGCTTGATGACACCCGGACGCCGCCGCGTGTCATGCTGATTGACTTTGGCATTGCCCGTTTCGTGTCGCCCACCCAGAAAGGGGTCACCGCCATTGGGACCATGGGGTACGCCCCACCCGAACTGTTTTCGGGGCAGGTCGAACCACGCTCAGACCTCTACTCCCTTGGGGCGACGATGTTTCACCTGCTGACCGGGGCCGACCCGCAGGACAATCCGCTCCTGATTTTCGACTTTGACCGTAACCCGCGTCCGCGCGACATCAACCCTAAACTGACCGCGGGCATTGAGACGATTGTCATGAAGGCCGTCGCGCACAAGGCGCAGGACCGTCCGGCTTCGGCGGCTGAAATGAAGCGCATGCTGGAAGAGCATCTGCGCCGGCTCGACAGCCCGCCCATGCCCAATCTCGATTTGACCTTCTGCATTGCCTGCGGTGGCAGTATTGCGCCGGACGATGCCTTTTGCCCCCACTGTGGCGCAGCCCAAGGACAGGGAGGTGGTGGACGCAAGGCAACCCCCAACCGCCAGATCGCCCGCCTCCAGGTGCTCGATGGGCACGGCAGCCCCAAGGCCGCCTACGAACTCATCAAAGATACGATGCTGCTGGGACGGACCGACCCACATACCGGCAACTTCCCGGAAATCGATCTGACCCCGCACGATGCCGAAACCAAGGTTTCGCGTCGGCACGCCCGGTTGTTTCAGGAAGGTGGGCGGTTTTTCATTGAAGACCTGTCGAGTGTCAACGGTACGTTCCTGAATGGCAACGTGCGGCTGATACCCAAAACGCCACATCCCCTGCAAGACGGTGACGAGCTCAAACTCGGTGAAACGCGCGTGCGCTTCACGATCCGATGA
- a CDS encoding SpoIIE family protein phosphatase — protein sequence MTSRKLPPAIHVRPPSGASFEVPLRSVRLTIGRSSRNDICLNDPFVSRLHAEIRRDGEFFVLYDSGSANGTYHNGQRIESSAALHFGDVIRIGETELRVADGLTTSSGSYKTPPAFRFTEGGQSAPTEILAFPKGKDFLPGPDQLVAVTTPPMAPPATQRLATPNWLPIFSKVVETLSMDQSLEETLDTILGLAFEAIAPERAYLLLRDEHGQLQLQAHRTTQQTAHLEVMLPWSIHAHVLQDGKPILVSHARHEGPHGADTPAASLIAAPLLAGSEVLGMLYMDSPFTPAYFGQNALDLLTTIARVAAIKIENTRLLEARLEKRRFEEELQVASEIQLSLHPTRPPQLAGWDIAGLSFPCREIGGDYYDFIPRGDDKLLLAVGDVSGKGMGAALMMSSVHAALRAQAQTARTLADIVAAVNDYLVENSPENKFLTLFCAELDPATGILHYTSAGHDPALLVRADGTYTELAAQGIPLGILPNIAPAIHQVSLLPGDVLAIYTDGLTESLNEQGEILGLERLAQTILKHRGLSASRLRDRVEEAVSRFVGRAPTADDLTLLLLRRLPA from the coding sequence ATGACGTCACGCAAGCTACCCCCGGCGATTCATGTCCGTCCACCATCGGGGGCGTCTTTTGAAGTGCCGCTCAGGAGCGTCCGGCTGACGATTGGGCGGTCGTCACGCAACGACATCTGCCTCAACGACCCCTTCGTGTCACGTCTCCACGCTGAAATCCGGCGTGACGGCGAGTTTTTTGTTCTCTACGACAGCGGCAGCGCCAACGGCACCTATCACAACGGACAACGCATCGAGTCGAGCGCGGCGCTCCACTTTGGCGATGTCATCCGCATTGGCGAAACCGAGCTGCGGGTGGCGGACGGACTGACCACGTCCTCCGGCTCCTACAAAACACCGCCGGCCTTTCGCTTCACTGAAGGTGGACAAAGTGCGCCGACCGAAATTCTCGCCTTCCCCAAGGGCAAGGATTTTCTCCCGGGGCCGGACCAACTCGTGGCCGTAACCACGCCTCCCATGGCGCCTCCGGCCACCCAACGGCTGGCGACACCCAACTGGTTGCCGATCTTCAGCAAGGTCGTGGAAACCCTGTCCATGGATCAGTCTCTGGAAGAAACCCTCGACACCATCCTGGGACTGGCGTTCGAGGCCATTGCCCCGGAGCGTGCGTACCTCCTGCTCCGGGATGAGCACGGACAGCTTCAGCTACAGGCCCACCGCACCACCCAACAGACGGCACATCTGGAGGTGATGCTTCCATGGTCCATCCATGCCCATGTGCTGCAGGATGGAAAACCCATTCTGGTCAGTCATGCGCGGCACGAGGGGCCGCACGGCGCCGACACCCCGGCCGCCTCGCTCATCGCGGCCCCCCTGCTGGCCGGAAGCGAAGTGCTGGGCATGCTGTATATGGACAGCCCCTTCACGCCAGCCTACTTTGGCCAGAATGCCCTCGACCTGCTGACCACGATTGCCCGTGTGGCCGCCATCAAAATCGAAAACACCCGTCTGCTTGAGGCCCGCCTCGAAAAACGTCGCTTTGAAGAAGAGCTCCAGGTCGCCAGCGAAATTCAGCTCAGCCTGCATCCGACCCGCCCCCCGCAACTGGCCGGCTGGGACATCGCCGGACTCAGCTTTCCCTGCCGTGAAATCGGCGGGGACTACTACGACTTCATTCCCCGTGGTGACGACAAGCTCCTGCTGGCCGTCGGCGACGTGTCCGGCAAAGGCATGGGGGCGGCGCTGATGATGTCGAGCGTCCACGCGGCGCTGCGCGCCCAAGCGCAGACGGCGCGGACGCTGGCCGACATCGTCGCGGCCGTCAATGATTACCTGGTCGAAAATTCCCCCGAAAACAAGTTTCTCACCCTGTTTTGCGCGGAACTCGACCCGGCCACCGGCATCCTCCACTACACCAGCGCCGGTCATGACCCGGCTCTGCTCGTGCGCGCGGATGGCACCTATACCGAACTTGCGGCCCAGGGGATTCCCCTTGGGATTCTGCCCAACATCGCACCGGCGATTCACCAGGTCAGTCTGTTGCCCGGCGATGTGCTTGCCATCTACACCGACGGCCTGACCGAAAGCCTGAACGAACAGGGCGAAATTCTGGGACTGGAACGACTTGCCCAAACCATCCTCAAACACCGGGGCCTCAGTGCCTCGCGCCTGCGCGATCGGGTGGAGGAAGCCGTGAGCCGCTTTGTCGGACGCGCACCCACGGCGGATGACCTGACCCTGCTGCTGCTGCGCCGCCTTCCCGCCTGA
- a CDS encoding alpha/beta fold hydrolase, whose translation MPFLDTDCVRLYVQVIGDRGLPIIFVNGWAATCQMWLPLVKRLSRSYRCVLYDPRGTGRSLATALGTTFEVEDAVADLHAVLRYVQGWDAHVVGQGTGAVVSLLAARERPQNFSSLTLIGTECLPPPTGRDREAETDLLWTQARVLLQEAATLPYVRQLLLWRYRRVPEPHRTQLYEDFAATDPRAAYGLAQSIRDVVIRLRFWEALRQVPLPILLVRGALDDVLSPTTHRDMFDCIQRGQTATVREAGHLPTLEYPDECAELLQNFFRTESLPAYRP comes from the coding sequence ATGCCTTTTCTTGATACGGATTGTGTCCGACTGTATGTGCAGGTCATTGGCGACAGGGGCCTGCCGATCATCTTTGTCAATGGCTGGGCCGCAACGTGTCAGATGTGGCTGCCATTGGTCAAGCGCCTGTCTCGGTCGTATCGGTGTGTGCTCTACGACCCACGGGGCACCGGGCGCTCGCTGGCCACCGCCCTCGGCACGACCTTTGAGGTCGAGGACGCCGTGGCCGACCTCCACGCCGTGCTGCGCTATGTCCAGGGCTGGGATGCCCACGTCGTCGGGCAGGGAACCGGGGCGGTGGTCAGTCTGCTGGCCGCCCGCGAGCGCCCGCAAAACTTTTCCTCGCTGACCCTGATTGGCACGGAGTGTCTTCCTCCCCCGACGGGCCGCGACCGGGAGGCCGAGACAGACCTGCTCTGGACCCAGGCCCGGGTGCTTTTGCAGGAAGCCGCCACCCTGCCCTATGTGCGCCAACTGTTGCTGTGGCGCTACCGGCGGGTGCCCGAACCGCACCGGACGCAGCTCTATGAAGACTTTGCGGCGACCGACCCCCGCGCTGCCTATGGACTGGCGCAATCCATCCGCGATGTCGTCATCCGCCTGCGGTTCTGGGAGGCCCTGCGGCAGGTTCCCCTGCCCATCCTGCTGGTGCGGGGGGCGTTGGATGATGTGCTTTCACCCACAACCCACCGGGATATGTTTGACTGCATCCAGCGGGGACAGACGGCAACGGTGCGTGAGGCCGGTCACCTGCCAACCCTGGAATACCCTGACGAGTGCGCCGAGCTGCTCCAGAACTTCTTTCGGACGGAATCGCTGCCGGCCTACCGCCCGTGA
- the thrB gene encoding homoserine kinase — MLERKFEIRIPASTANLGPGFDTMGLALGLYLHVRGQIQPAGQPWRLSVGGQHTAGIPLDPADNLICRVARHTAAGAYVNLPSLDLHISNDIPLGSGLGSSAAAIIAGVSLVEAVTGMEFAQPELLRHAMVFENYTDNLAPARYGGWITSCGRAHGTPILFHRTFPADIHLIIVTPDFALPTEQMRAILPDAIPRAEAIFQMQHVMMFVGALEHHRYELLREAMRDHLHQPYRAPFVPGLAEILELKQDGLWATALSGAGPSALALASHNQERIATAMQQCFAAHGHQSVVYYPRIDTIGRTIRYLRPDEDLRAPTSEAPPRSLRVGQATADRD; from the coding sequence ATGTTGGAACGAAAATTTGAGATTCGCATCCCGGCGTCAACGGCCAACCTGGGTCCGGGATTTGACACCATGGGCCTGGCTCTGGGTCTCTACCTTCACGTCCGGGGACAAATCCAGCCGGCGGGCCAGCCTTGGCGGCTGTCGGTTGGTGGGCAACATACCGCGGGCATTCCCCTCGATCCGGCAGACAATCTCATCTGCCGTGTCGCACGCCATACGGCAGCCGGGGCCTATGTCAATTTACCTTCTCTCGACCTGCACATCAGCAACGACATTCCGCTGGGCAGCGGTCTGGGAAGCAGCGCCGCCGCCATTATTGCCGGGGTGTCGCTGGTGGAAGCCGTAACGGGGATGGAGTTCGCACAACCGGAACTGCTGCGGCACGCCATGGTGTTTGAAAACTATACGGATAACCTCGCCCCGGCCCGCTACGGTGGATGGATTACCTCTTGCGGGCGCGCGCACGGCACCCCCATTCTCTTTCATCGCACGTTCCCTGCCGACATCCATCTGATTATTGTTACGCCGGACTTTGCGCTTCCCACCGAGCAGATGCGGGCCATCCTGCCGGACGCCATCCCCCGCGCCGAAGCCATTTTCCAGATGCAGCACGTGATGATGTTTGTGGGGGCGCTGGAACATCACCGCTATGAGTTGCTGCGTGAAGCCATGCGCGATCACCTGCACCAGCCCTACCGTGCGCCGTTCGTGCCCGGACTGGCGGAAATCCTCGAACTCAAACAGGACGGACTCTGGGCAACGGCGCTCAGCGGCGCCGGGCCGTCCGCACTGGCCCTGGCTTCACATAACCAGGAGCGCATCGCCACGGCCATGCAGCAGTGCTTTGCCGCACATGGCCACCAGTCGGTGGTGTATTACCCGCGGATTGATACCATCGGGCGCACGATTCGCTACCTGCGCCCGGACGAAGACCTTCGCGCACCCACATCGGAGGCCCCGCCCCGCTCCCTCCGGGTGGGACAAGCCACAGCCGACAGGGACTAG
- a CDS encoding tetratricopeptide repeat protein: MNSLMAYLRLLGLWLCLLTTLSLAQSPADPNSAPKPKLRYGDPGYVGARISFKCESCSLPDVIQGILAKAGLRFEFPEAQQWQRVADTVVVNEEPWNEVLDVVLARHQLQATWSEVGRLVIARRLTPVATGPGKLGQLLAGLPPVPVNITTLNPASRAIEAERLFREGIGYFFLANPDDSRLALVRFAWATRIFDEVEYAGREATALYMLGAAYLDLGQTARAREAFQRARDFGQNAGNQRAVVLSEVSLAYLDALEGKSPETARRAAAAGLDFFRQATARTNLSSRSLIDRELDAMLVTLSGRLFFRLGDMETAYQAFDLGFDAYTKLDDGARGVVENAVWLERCAGTLGRRTEAQQSIEAGRSVQRGARSARLQIALLAWMGMVYGESGDLKKALELQREALTAIRQLSDPALETGVQWNLARIQAALGNYADARRSYENVLKLTEKETDAFWRTQVQEALARLP; encoded by the coding sequence ATGAATTCACTCATGGCTTATCTGCGCTTACTTGGCCTCTGGCTTTGCCTGCTGACGACACTTTCCCTGGCACAATCCCCGGCGGATCCCAACTCGGCCCCCAAGCCGAAGCTGCGCTATGGCGACCCCGGCTATGTCGGGGCACGGATTAGTTTCAAATGTGAGAGCTGTTCGCTCCCGGATGTCATTCAGGGCATTCTGGCCAAGGCGGGTCTCCGCTTCGAGTTTCCAGAGGCGCAGCAGTGGCAGCGGGTCGCCGATACGGTGGTCGTCAACGAGGAGCCGTGGAACGAGGTTCTGGATGTCGTCCTGGCCCGTCATCAGCTTCAGGCGACCTGGTCAGAGGTGGGGCGGCTGGTGATTGCCCGCCGGTTGACGCCGGTGGCGACCGGGCCCGGCAAGCTCGGCCAGCTTCTGGCGGGGCTTCCCCCGGTGCCGGTCAACATCACCACGCTCAACCCGGCGTCCCGTGCCATCGAGGCCGAACGCCTCTTCCGCGAAGGGATCGGGTATTTCTTTCTGGCCAACCCGGATGACTCGCGGTTGGCGCTGGTGCGCTTTGCCTGGGCTACCCGTATTTTCGATGAGGTTGAATACGCCGGGCGTGAGGCTACAGCGCTCTATATGCTCGGCGCGGCCTATCTCGATCTGGGGCAGACCGCCAGGGCGCGGGAGGCCTTCCAGCGCGCCCGTGATTTCGGCCAAAACGCCGGCAACCAGCGGGCCGTTGTGCTGTCTGAGGTCAGCCTTGCCTACCTGGACGCACTGGAGGGGAAATCCCCGGAGACCGCCCGGCGCGCTGCGGCAGCCGGACTGGACTTTTTCAGACAAGCCACCGCACGCACCAATCTGAGCAGTCGTTCCCTCATTGACCGGGAACTGGATGCGATGCTCGTCACGCTGTCCGGGCGGCTGTTCTTCCGGCTGGGGGACATGGAAACGGCCTACCAGGCTTTTGACCTTGGCTTCGATGCCTACACAAAGCTGGATGACGGGGCGCGTGGGGTCGTTGAAAATGCGGTCTGGCTGGAACGCTGTGCGGGGACGCTCGGCCGACGCACTGAAGCCCAGCAGTCCATTGAGGCGGGGCGCAGTGTCCAGCGCGGAGCCCGGTCAGCGCGTCTGCAAATCGCCCTGCTGGCCTGGATGGGGATGGTCTATGGCGAGTCCGGCGACCTGAAAAAGGCGCTGGAACTCCAGCGTGAGGCACTCACTGCCATCCGCCAGTTGTCAGACCCGGCCCTGGAAACCGGTGTGCAGTGGAATCTGGCGCGTATCCAGGCCGCTCTGGGGAACTATGCCGACGCGCGCCGCAGCTATGAAAACGTTCTGAAGCTGACCGAAAAAGAGACGGATGCCTTCTGGCGCACCCAGGTGCAGGAAGCTCTGGCGCGTCTGCCCTAG
- a CDS encoding serine/threonine-protein kinase, protein MKRCVICGKEFHDQMRFCPFDGGALETIEQDAFIGQTLDGKYRIEAKIGEGGMGAVYRARHVLMDTHLAIKVLHPSLVSDATSVARFQREAQAMARIRHSNAIAVTDFGVTEDQINYIVMELFEGESLRKVLEREKKLPYATAIAIARQVCGALEAAHRSGVIHRDIKPENIFLSPQPDGSYFVKVIDFGIAKIVTDTSQGGPPLTRQGMIIGSPHYLSPEQCTGQELDARSDIYSLGIVLFEMLTGQVPFTAVTPVAVALLHANEPPPSLRKLNPEIPKALDDLVMSALAKSKADRPASAREFAEELARVARLVSPSFDPVTPLVEKILDASLTPSNGAPPLAASPVPPPSTVRQRPVERRPASTPPSPAPVPSAPVPSPSPSLAPPLPAAPPPTAGTAWDGSSLATYGQSSADSQLWLRWVVAAVVVFLVLLVALLMYLFS, encoded by the coding sequence ATGAAGCGCTGCGTCATCTGTGGCAAGGAATTCCATGACCAGATGCGGTTTTGTCCGTTTGATGGCGGCGCTTTGGAAACTATCGAACAGGACGCTTTCATCGGTCAGACGCTCGATGGAAAATACCGCATCGAAGCCAAGATTGGTGAGGGCGGGATGGGGGCGGTGTATCGCGCGCGGCACGTGCTGATGGACACCCATCTGGCCATCAAGGTGCTGCATCCGTCGCTGGTTTCCGATGCCACTTCGGTGGCGCGCTTCCAGCGCGAGGCCCAGGCGATGGCCCGCATCCGGCACTCGAATGCCATTGCCGTGACAGACTTTGGCGTTACGGAAGACCAGATCAACTACATCGTCATGGAGCTGTTCGAGGGGGAATCGCTGCGCAAGGTCCTCGAACGCGAAAAAAAGCTCCCCTATGCCACGGCCATTGCCATTGCCCGTCAGGTGTGTGGGGCGCTTGAAGCCGCCCATCGCAGCGGCGTCATCCACCGCGACATCAAACCGGAAAACATCTTTCTGTCGCCCCAGCCCGACGGGTCCTACTTCGTCAAAGTCATAGATTTTGGCATTGCCAAGATTGTGACCGATACCTCGCAGGGCGGCCCGCCGCTGACCCGTCAGGGGATGATCATCGGTTCGCCGCACTACCTGTCGCCGGAGCAGTGCACCGGGCAGGAACTGGACGCCCGTTCGGATATTTATTCGCTGGGCATTGTGTTGTTCGAGATGCTGACCGGGCAGGTGCCCTTCACGGCGGTAACACCGGTGGCGGTGGCCCTGCTCCACGCGAATGAACCCCCGCCCAGCCTGCGCAAACTCAATCCCGAAATCCCAAAGGCCCTGGATGACCTTGTGATGAGCGCCCTGGCGAAGTCCAAGGCCGACCGCCCGGCCAGCGCCCGCGAGTTTGCAGAGGAGCTGGCGCGGGTGGCGCGGCTGGTCAGCCCGTCATTTGATCCGGTCACGCCGCTGGTCGAGAAAATTCTGGATGCCTCCCTCACGCCTTCCAACGGCGCCCCGCCACTGGCGGCCTCACCTGTCCCGCCTCCCTCCACCGTGAGACAACGCCCGGTTGAGCGTCGTCCAGCCTCCACGCCTCCATCTCCCGCGCCTGTGCCGTCCGCGCCTGTGCCGTCGCCATCACCTTCGCTGGCACCGCCGCTGCCGGCTGCCCCACCGCCGACCGCGGGCACCGCCTGGGACGGAAGCAGCCTGGCCACCTACGGGCAGTCATCAGCCGACAGTCAACTCTGGCTGCGCTGGGTGGTGGCGGCGGTTGTGGTCTTCCTGGTCCTGCTCGTTGCCCTTCTGATGTATCTTTTCTCGTGA
- a CDS encoding RNA methyltransferase — protein MLIDTITSRSNPFVKRFVAAREGRDRHVIFIEGVRLVEEALRSHLVFEAIAYSPRLCDTPRGAQLLADLQPQPCRGAMLTEAVMAHISDVETPPGIVALGRRPVSTLPDSTAHPTPLFILADGIQSPGNLGALIRTAEAAGATAALVTVGTVDPFQPKALRAAAGSAFRLPIIAGPDVGDELRKLHRQGVRLVAADSQGDTPYEAFDWCQPVLIWLGSEGHGLRSLTDEWQAQLAARLVIPMAGPVESLNVAVAGAILLYEARRQRQPAAGSPPPAPQQPPAGGTTDAP, from the coding sequence ATGCTCATTGACACCATCACCAGCCGCAGCAACCCATTTGTCAAACGCTTCGTCGCCGCCCGCGAGGGACGTGATCGGCACGTCATCTTCATTGAAGGTGTACGGCTGGTCGAGGAAGCCCTGCGCAGTCACCTCGTCTTTGAAGCCATCGCGTACAGCCCACGGCTGTGCGACACCCCGCGTGGCGCACAACTGCTCGCCGACCTGCAACCGCAGCCCTGCCGGGGCGCCATGCTGACCGAGGCCGTCATGGCACATATCAGCGATGTGGAAACGCCGCCGGGCATCGTGGCGCTGGGACGCCGTCCGGTGTCCACCCTGCCGGACAGCACCGCCCACCCGACGCCACTGTTCATTCTGGCGGATGGCATCCAGTCCCCCGGCAACCTGGGCGCGCTGATTCGTACCGCCGAAGCCGCCGGCGCGACGGCAGCCCTGGTGACCGTCGGCACCGTGGACCCCTTCCAGCCCAAAGCCCTGCGGGCCGCCGCCGGCTCAGCCTTCCGGCTGCCCATCATCGCCGGACCCGACGTGGGCGATGAACTGCGGAAGCTCCACCGGCAGGGCGTCCGCCTGGTTGCGGCGGACAGCCAGGGCGACACCCCCTATGAGGCTTTCGACTGGTGCCAGCCGGTGCTCATCTGGCTTGGGTCGGAAGGCCACGGCCTGCGCTCGCTGACCGATGAATGGCAGGCCCAGCTTGCCGCCCGCCTGGTGATTCCCATGGCCGGACCGGTTGAATCCCTGAATGTTGCCGTGGCCGGCGCCATCCTGCTCTACGAAGCCCGGCGACAACGCCAACCGGCTGCCGGGTCTCCGCCACCTGCCCCTCAGCAACCTCCGGCCGGAGGGACGACCGATGCGCCGTAA